One genomic region from Cryptosporangium aurantiacum encodes:
- a CDS encoding helix-turn-helix domain-containing protein: MTAVTHWTGREARALREALRLSIRDFADRLGVAARTISNWESAGAGIRPRPDMQAVLDTALARASVTERDRFSYLLTGTDDPDVDLLTPDPAPDAPLPALTADDLSKITAALEDARHYFDGDVVRQFGDRLRMLARDDGSWGPRTALPAALGLVGAIDRSARSVRSDVRRQLLGVGARAAEFTGWLYRDAGGRTQASYWRDRATEWAQEAGDLAMQGYVLLRKSQAAWDDRDAPRMLTLARAVQEGPWQLPDRVRAEAAQQEARAQAMLGAHLPTIQAKLYEAEELLAVGGEVDADELGATYAYPLFSVQSALCYCEAGEPERALESHARWQAYHGFSRRDRAYFLSLMGTSLARAGQPEEAARVGLAAHDTASEISSSRIRAELRRLVGVLRRGTERPLAVQRLFDTVRSWAR; this comes from the coding sequence ATGACCGCTGTCACCCACTGGACGGGACGAGAGGCGCGCGCACTGCGGGAGGCGTTGCGCCTGAGTATCCGCGATTTCGCCGACCGACTCGGCGTCGCGGCACGCACGATCTCCAACTGGGAGTCGGCAGGTGCCGGCATCCGGCCCCGCCCGGACATGCAGGCGGTGCTCGACACCGCGCTCGCCCGCGCGTCGGTCACCGAGCGAGATCGCTTCTCCTACCTGCTCACCGGAACCGACGACCCGGACGTCGACCTGCTGACCCCGGACCCGGCACCGGATGCGCCGTTGCCCGCGCTGACCGCGGACGACCTCAGCAAGATCACCGCGGCGCTGGAGGATGCCCGGCACTACTTCGACGGCGACGTGGTCCGGCAGTTCGGGGACCGGCTGCGGATGCTCGCCCGCGACGACGGCTCCTGGGGCCCGCGGACGGCGCTCCCGGCGGCGTTGGGGCTGGTCGGCGCGATCGACCGGAGCGCCAGATCGGTCCGGTCCGACGTCCGGCGTCAGCTGCTCGGGGTCGGTGCGCGGGCCGCGGAGTTCACCGGCTGGCTGTACCGGGACGCCGGTGGCCGTACCCAGGCGTCGTACTGGCGCGACCGCGCCACGGAGTGGGCGCAGGAAGCGGGCGACCTGGCGATGCAGGGATACGTGCTGCTGCGCAAGAGCCAAGCCGCCTGGGACGACCGGGACGCGCCGCGCATGCTCACGCTCGCCAGGGCCGTCCAGGAAGGACCGTGGCAACTGCCGGATCGCGTCCGCGCCGAGGCCGCACAGCAGGAGGCGCGCGCCCAGGCGATGCTGGGCGCGCACCTGCCGACGATCCAGGCGAAGCTGTACGAGGCCGAGGAGCTCCTCGCCGTCGGCGGCGAGGTGGACGCCGACGAACTGGGCGCCACCTACGCGTACCCGCTGTTCTCGGTGCAGTCGGCGCTCTGTTACTGCGAGGCCGGTGAGCCCGAGCGCGCGTTGGAGTCGCACGCTCGCTGGCAGGCCTACCACGGCTTCTCCCGGCGCGACCGGGCTTACTTCCTGTCGCTGATGGGGACGTCGCTGGCCCGGGCTGGGCAACCGGAGGAAGCAGCGCGGGTGGGGCTCGCGGCGCACGACACCGCGTCCGAGATCAGCTCGTCGCGGATCCGCGCGGAGCTGCGCCGCCTGGTCGGCGTGCTCCGTCGCGGCACCGAGCGTCCGCTCGCCGTCCAGCGTCTGTTCGACACGGTCCGGTCCTGGGCACGCTAG
- a CDS encoding MBL fold metallo-hydrolase, with amino-acid sequence MVDWYTQAEVSSDVVRISEPHVNELLSANLWWLRGNDRDIVIDAGLGVVALREAIPGLFERYPMVLLTHAHLDHVGGASEFGDRAAHPAEAELLAAGVPASLYGAELYDKLGVDAAGEPVPELLIDALPRPGYDPASYRVEPVALSRVLEDGDRIDLGGRVLTVLHLPGHTPGSIALLEERTGTLYSGDIVYDGFLIDTLPNSDVAAYRRSMEFLTDLDVSVVHPGHGHSFDRTRLRQLAKSYLRRRAQ; translated from the coding sequence ATGGTCGACTGGTACACGCAGGCCGAGGTGAGTAGCGACGTCGTCCGGATCTCCGAGCCGCACGTCAACGAACTGCTGTCGGCGAACCTCTGGTGGTTGCGCGGCAACGACCGCGACATCGTCATCGACGCCGGGCTCGGTGTCGTCGCCCTGCGGGAGGCGATTCCGGGCCTGTTCGAGCGCTATCCGATGGTCCTGCTCACCCACGCGCACCTGGACCACGTCGGTGGGGCGTCCGAGTTCGGTGACCGGGCCGCCCACCCCGCCGAGGCCGAGCTCTTGGCGGCGGGGGTACCGGCGAGCCTGTACGGCGCGGAGCTCTACGACAAGCTGGGGGTCGACGCGGCGGGAGAACCCGTCCCGGAACTCCTGATCGACGCGCTACCCCGTCCCGGCTACGATCCGGCCTCCTACCGCGTCGAACCCGTGGCCCTGAGCCGCGTGCTCGAGGACGGCGACCGCATCGACCTGGGCGGGCGCGTGCTGACCGTGCTGCACCTTCCCGGCCACACACCGGGAAGCATCGCTCTGCTGGAGGAGCGGACCGGGACCCTGTACTCCGGCGACATCGTCTACGACGGCTTTTTGATCGACACCCTGCCGAACTCCGACGTGGCTGCCTACCGGCGAAGCATGGAGTTCCTCACCGACCTCGACGTGTCCGTCGTCCACCCCGGCCACGGACACAGCTTCGACCGGACACGCCTTCGCCAGCTGGCCAAGTCCTACCTGCGCAGAAGAGCTCAATGA
- a CDS encoding OmpA family protein — protein MADVAPEASARKTALVVDNTASGLFGSLPPGVTSALRAAQERGDSLVLVGVDGAGAPPSRTIALDPAPGSDSQASQRARALTLECVPTWARGDDLRPTGPGSRILSALGRAAEDQPETILVVSDGVSNSGEFDLNKQQFDVEPKGLADALRDANALSPALRGKKVVWAGLGDTSDEQRLPQSARTSLEKLWGAVLKAAGATVTFESEHAPSTTPAPPGLPSDPITVPAATEVRDGCATRVSIPSSLLFAADSADLQPEADGVLDPVVDQLQKDAEATAIVAGHTANYGDAGYRKDLSTRRAQAVVTALSARGVNTARLESVGYGAERPAVEEFVNGRHDTAAAARNRRVEIEIRPGGCTR, from the coding sequence GTGGCCGACGTCGCCCCGGAGGCGAGTGCCCGCAAGACCGCGCTCGTCGTCGACAACACCGCGTCCGGGCTGTTCGGCTCCTTACCGCCGGGCGTCACGTCGGCGCTGCGCGCCGCGCAGGAGCGAGGAGATTCCCTCGTCCTGGTCGGCGTCGACGGTGCCGGCGCGCCGCCGTCACGCACGATCGCGCTCGACCCGGCGCCCGGGTCGGACTCACAGGCCTCGCAGCGGGCCCGCGCGCTGACGCTGGAGTGTGTCCCGACGTGGGCTCGCGGTGACGACCTGCGGCCCACCGGACCGGGTAGCCGCATTCTCAGCGCGCTCGGCCGAGCCGCCGAGGACCAGCCCGAGACGATCCTGGTGGTCTCCGACGGCGTATCGAACAGCGGCGAGTTCGACCTGAACAAGCAGCAGTTCGACGTCGAGCCGAAGGGCCTCGCCGACGCGCTGCGGGACGCGAACGCGCTGTCACCCGCCCTGCGGGGGAAGAAGGTCGTGTGGGCCGGGCTCGGTGACACGTCGGACGAGCAGAGGCTGCCGCAGTCCGCGCGGACGTCGCTGGAGAAACTCTGGGGCGCGGTGCTGAAGGCCGCGGGCGCCACCGTGACGTTCGAGTCCGAGCACGCCCCCAGCACGACGCCGGCGCCTCCCGGGTTGCCGTCCGACCCGATCACCGTGCCCGCCGCGACCGAGGTGCGGGACGGCTGCGCGACCCGGGTGTCGATCCCCTCGTCGCTGCTGTTCGCCGCCGACAGCGCCGACCTGCAGCCGGAGGCGGACGGCGTCCTCGACCCGGTCGTCGACCAGCTGCAGAAGGACGCCGAGGCGACCGCGATCGTGGCCGGCCACACCGCGAACTACGGCGACGCGGGCTACCGCAAGGACCTCTCGACGCGCCGCGCGCAGGCCGTCGTGACCGCCCTGTCCGCCCGCGGAGTGAACACCGCACGGCTGGAGTCGGTCGGCTACGGCGCCGAACGGCCGGCCGTCGAGGAATTCGTCAACGGTCGCCACGACACCGCCGCGGCCGCACGCAACCGGCGGGTGGAGATCGAGATCCGACCCGGAGGGTGCACGCGATGA
- a CDS encoding sensor histidine kinase — MARRTNSALRVLAIAALAGAIAFGCGLPYWADHPWHGALAVAECCVTAAAGAALLGSTATRPTGALLIVAGLAWAVSGAAGRNAGVFPLLADWASATFFLTLSVAVLLYPTGRLQHRVETWWTYGAVAAIGIGQLLVTVVGRPEWLGYSADVAWPTLLGDRDAFERVLVAVSAATVVLALTYAAVLGFRVRRATAFARPTTIGVVVVVASVGLVVAATQRGQALVELDAAYDAALVQGTVALVVPLALLGAGVYERWLAASVTDRLLRQTQPASVVRIRDALRTVLRDPTLELLFWSPDQSGWVDTAGHPTTVNLSRAATRAAGTPDGRWLRLVASTDGSPLAVVDVDRSLGASRRFVDAAISAGRPALQNAQLEAVVRAQQATVVEQLRRTRHAQAEALAAETRARRRLEHDLHDRVQVQITATLQRLAVAMHRNDDPQVAALLAECRRLLDAASRDVRLFARGINPAVLESDGLRGALRALADGFPGLVDAKVVATRFPAALESGLFLALSEAVANAVRHAGASSIVVEVEQDGDVVVGRVTDDGSGTARLSPAGGLENLRERIAALGGGTELHSEPGQGTRVTIRLPV; from the coding sequence GTGGCTCGACGCACCAATTCGGCCCTGCGTGTGCTCGCCATCGCCGCGTTAGCAGGCGCGATCGCGTTCGGCTGCGGCCTGCCGTACTGGGCCGATCACCCCTGGCACGGCGCGCTCGCGGTGGCCGAGTGCTGCGTCACGGCGGCGGCCGGCGCCGCGCTCCTCGGCTCCACGGCCACCCGGCCGACCGGAGCGTTGCTGATCGTCGCCGGGCTGGCCTGGGCCGTGTCCGGCGCCGCCGGTCGGAACGCCGGGGTGTTCCCGCTGCTCGCCGACTGGGCGAGCGCGACGTTCTTCCTGACGCTCAGCGTGGCCGTGCTGCTCTATCCCACCGGGCGCCTGCAGCACCGCGTCGAGACGTGGTGGACCTACGGCGCGGTGGCGGCGATCGGCATCGGACAGTTGCTGGTCACGGTCGTGGGGCGGCCGGAGTGGCTCGGCTACTCCGCCGACGTGGCGTGGCCGACGCTGCTCGGCGACCGGGACGCGTTCGAGCGGGTGCTGGTCGCGGTGTCGGCCGCGACGGTCGTGCTCGCGCTGACCTATGCGGCGGTGCTCGGCTTCCGCGTCCGGCGGGCGACCGCGTTCGCCCGGCCGACGACGATCGGCGTCGTGGTGGTCGTCGCGAGTGTCGGCCTCGTCGTCGCCGCCACGCAGCGCGGACAGGCGCTGGTCGAGCTCGACGCCGCCTACGACGCGGCGCTCGTCCAGGGCACCGTCGCGCTGGTGGTGCCGCTTGCCCTGCTCGGCGCCGGGGTTTACGAGCGCTGGCTGGCCGCGTCGGTCACCGACCGGTTGCTCCGGCAGACCCAGCCGGCGTCCGTGGTCCGGATCCGGGACGCGCTCCGCACGGTGCTTCGCGACCCCACGCTGGAGCTGCTGTTCTGGTCGCCCGACCAGAGCGGCTGGGTCGACACCGCCGGCCATCCGACCACCGTGAACCTCAGCCGTGCTGCGACCAGGGCCGCCGGTACGCCGGACGGGCGGTGGTTACGGCTGGTCGCGTCGACCGACGGTAGCCCGCTGGCCGTCGTCGACGTCGATCGGTCGCTGGGCGCGAGCCGGCGCTTTGTGGACGCCGCGATCAGCGCCGGACGTCCGGCGCTGCAGAACGCCCAGCTCGAGGCCGTCGTGCGGGCGCAGCAGGCGACGGTCGTCGAGCAGCTACGGCGGACGCGTCACGCCCAGGCCGAGGCGCTGGCCGCCGAGACGCGCGCCCGCCGGAGGCTGGAACACGACCTGCACGACCGCGTACAGGTGCAGATCACGGCCACCCTCCAGCGGCTCGCGGTCGCAATGCACCGGAACGACGATCCACAGGTCGCGGCGCTGCTGGCCGAGTGCAGGCGGCTGCTCGACGCGGCGTCGCGTGACGTCCGCCTGTTCGCGCGCGGCATCAACCCGGCGGTACTGGAGTCCGACGGCCTGCGCGGTGCATTGCGCGCGTTGGCCGACGGCTTTCCCGGGTTGGTGGACGCCAAGGTCGTCGCCACCCGCTTCCCGGCGGCGCTGGAGTCCGGGCTGTTCCTGGCCCTCTCCGAAGCGGTGGCCAACGCGGTACGGCACGCCGGGGCCTCGTCGATCGTCGTCGAGGTCGAGCAGGACGGGGACGTGGTGGTCGGCCGGGTGACCGACGATGGGAGCGGAACCGCCCGGCTGAGCCCGGCCGGGGGCCTGGAGAACCTCCGGGAGCGGATCGCGGCTCTCGGCGGCGGGACCGAGCTGCACAGCGAGCCGGGGCAGGGCACCCGGGTGACGATCCGGCTACCGGTCTAG
- a CDS encoding response regulator transcription factor, with amino-acid sequence MTTLDRTPRVAIADDAALFREGLRLLLEAADVEVVHQARDGTELLSLVDDDVPDVVILDIRMAPHPEGGLDTAEKLRERYPRIGILMLSQYAEAPYLMRLLKRLGSRGLGYRLKDQVADVETLRSALLRIMAGETVVEPELVDRLAAEGPHELDRLSTRELEVLRSMAEGHSNEGIAAELHLTTKTVENNIARIFTKLDLPADTTQNRRVIAVLRYFRALDR; translated from the coding sequence GTGACCACCCTCGACCGGACGCCCCGGGTCGCGATCGCGGACGACGCCGCGCTGTTCCGCGAAGGTCTGCGGCTGTTGCTGGAGGCCGCCGACGTCGAGGTCGTGCACCAGGCCCGGGACGGCACCGAGCTGCTGTCGCTGGTGGACGACGACGTGCCCGACGTCGTCATCCTGGACATCCGGATGGCTCCGCACCCGGAGGGTGGGCTGGACACCGCCGAGAAGCTCCGGGAGCGGTATCCGCGGATCGGCATCCTGATGCTCTCCCAGTACGCCGAGGCGCCGTACCTGATGCGGCTGCTCAAGCGGCTGGGATCGCGTGGGCTCGGTTACCGGCTGAAGGATCAGGTCGCCGACGTCGAGACGCTCCGGAGCGCGCTGCTGCGCATCATGGCCGGCGAGACCGTGGTGGAGCCGGAGCTGGTCGATCGTCTCGCTGCCGAGGGCCCACACGAGTTGGACCGGCTCTCCACCCGGGAGCTGGAGGTCCTGCGGTCGATGGCCGAGGGGCATTCGAACGAGGGAATCGCCGCCGAGCTGCACCTGACCACGAAGACCGTGGAGAACAACATCGCCCGGATCTTCACGAAGCTCGACCTGCCCGCCGACACCACGCAGAACCGTCGAGTGATCGCCGTCCTCCGGTACTTCCGGGCGCTAGACCGGTAG
- a CDS encoding sensor histidine kinase: MLTGRATRVGRHRFLVTAAVVTVAAGAFAAEVQRPLWVAEPVLAAANALVASFFALVATLMDGLRPSVAGRVAASAWGACALLWPIGWLGWWATESTERLGSGAALAFWPVLAVAVMLAARATTGTARRVVLAPLALVVPVALLDINTLALDATLALLAGTTAAATLRFRLFQLRVVEHVAALPWPITGDAVQSALRRLLDDPGLEIFYWLPGADTYVDAAGHERRAAAARDERLVVNVAGSAPEPVAVLYADPRRVRFPDRVPETVTLIGPELEAARLQAVANAHGTQSRALEAGWAERRELEQLLHDGAQTRLSALTMRLGAARSRTDAQAGEVLADAQAQLGLALRELRELAHGIHSMTLTESGLGVALESAGGRYGIPVRVAVPPGRFTPTTEALAYYVVCWMLTRYIQRADGVVDVTATTDGVQLQLRITGRPDPCASAQRPSAAEALDSSIALRVRAAGGSLSITELPTDRLVVDVDLPCR, encoded by the coding sequence GTGCTAACCGGTCGGGCCACGCGGGTGGGTCGTCATCGTTTCCTGGTCACCGCCGCGGTGGTGACGGTCGCCGCCGGGGCGTTCGCCGCTGAGGTCCAGCGGCCGCTCTGGGTGGCCGAGCCGGTGCTCGCTGCCGCGAACGCGTTGGTGGCGTCGTTCTTCGCGCTGGTGGCGACGTTGATGGACGGCTTGCGCCCGAGTGTTGCTGGTCGGGTGGCGGCGTCGGCGTGGGGCGCCTGCGCGCTGCTCTGGCCGATCGGATGGCTCGGCTGGTGGGCAACGGAGTCGACCGAGCGCCTCGGGTCGGGTGCCGCCCTCGCGTTCTGGCCGGTGCTCGCGGTCGCGGTCATGCTCGCGGCCCGCGCGACGACCGGCACCGCACGGCGCGTCGTACTGGCGCCGCTGGCGCTGGTGGTGCCGGTCGCGCTGCTCGATATCAACACGCTGGCCCTCGACGCCACGCTCGCGCTCCTGGCCGGCACCACCGCGGCGGCGACACTCCGGTTCCGCCTGTTCCAGCTCAGAGTCGTCGAGCACGTCGCGGCGCTGCCGTGGCCGATCACCGGCGACGCGGTGCAGTCCGCGCTCCGGCGGCTGCTCGATGATCCCGGGCTGGAGATCTTCTACTGGTTGCCGGGCGCGGACACCTACGTCGACGCGGCCGGCCACGAACGGCGCGCGGCGGCCGCGCGGGACGAGCGGCTGGTGGTCAACGTCGCCGGATCCGCCCCGGAGCCCGTGGCGGTGCTGTACGCCGATCCCCGGCGAGTCCGGTTCCCCGACCGGGTGCCCGAGACCGTGACGTTGATCGGCCCGGAGCTGGAGGCCGCCCGGCTGCAGGCCGTCGCCAACGCGCACGGCACCCAGTCCCGGGCGCTGGAGGCGGGGTGGGCCGAACGCCGGGAACTCGAACAACTGCTGCACGACGGCGCGCAGACCCGGCTCTCCGCGCTGACCATGCGGCTCGGCGCGGCCCGCAGCCGCACCGACGCCCAGGCCGGCGAGGTGCTGGCCGACGCGCAGGCCCAGCTCGGCCTGGCGCTGCGCGAACTGCGAGAACTGGCGCACGGCATCCACTCGATGACGCTCACCGAGTCCGGTCTGGGGGTGGCGCTGGAGTCGGCGGGCGGACGGTACGGGATCCCGGTACGCGTCGCGGTGCCACCGGGCCGATTCACGCCGACGACCGAGGCGCTGGCCTACTACGTGGTCTGCTGGATGCTCACCAGGTACATCCAGCGAGCGGACGGGGTGGTCGACGTGACTGCGACGACGGACGGCGTCCAACTGCAGTTACGGATCACCGGCCGACCGGATCCCTGCGCGTCCGCACAACGGCCCAGCGCCGCCGAGGCGCTGGACAGCTCGATCGCCCTGCGGGTGCGGGCCGCAGGCGGGTCACTGTCGATCACCGAACTGCCGACCGACCGTCTTGTCGTCGACGTCGATCTCCCGTGCCGGTGA
- a CDS encoding nitronate monooxygenase, which yields MPKLPGTDLPIVQSPMAGGATTPELVAAVADAGALGFVAAGYLSAEQLRDRITAVRERTRAPFGVNLFVPWPDRADSRAVDAYAERLAPDAERLDVALGKPRWDDDDWAAKVELLLADPLPVVGLTFGCPTDGTIAALQNAGSAVAVTVTTRTEAADAVAAGADALLLQGAEAGAHRGSWTPDAEPVPLATLLAEVRPLTDVPLVAAGGLADVDAVRRILAAGATYAQVGTALLRSPESGAPPLHKEALVTRTGTTITRAFTGRRARGLVNGFIRDHGPDEVEAYPQVHHVTRPLRAAAAKAGDPERMALWAGTGHASAQDAPAAEIIRALTP from the coding sequence GTGCCGAAGCTGCCGGGAACCGACCTGCCGATCGTCCAGTCACCGATGGCCGGTGGCGCCACCACACCCGAGCTGGTCGCGGCCGTCGCTGACGCCGGTGCGCTGGGATTCGTCGCAGCCGGTTACCTCAGCGCGGAGCAGCTGCGCGACCGGATCACCGCGGTCCGCGAGCGCACTCGCGCACCGTTCGGCGTCAACCTGTTCGTCCCCTGGCCCGATCGCGCCGACAGCCGGGCGGTGGATGCCTACGCCGAACGTCTCGCGCCGGACGCCGAGCGGCTCGACGTGGCGCTCGGCAAACCGCGCTGGGACGACGACGACTGGGCCGCCAAGGTCGAATTACTGCTGGCTGATCCGCTGCCGGTCGTCGGCCTGACGTTCGGGTGCCCGACCGACGGGACGATCGCGGCACTGCAGAACGCCGGTTCGGCGGTCGCGGTGACCGTCACCACCCGCACCGAGGCAGCCGACGCCGTCGCCGCGGGCGCTGACGCGCTGCTGCTCCAGGGCGCCGAAGCCGGTGCGCACCGCGGCTCCTGGACGCCCGACGCCGAGCCGGTCCCGCTGGCCACTCTGCTCGCCGAGGTACGCCCGCTGACCGACGTCCCGCTGGTCGCGGCCGGTGGCCTCGCCGACGTGGACGCCGTCCGCCGGATCCTCGCGGCAGGCGCTACGTACGCCCAGGTGGGCACCGCGCTCCTCCGCTCGCCGGAGAGCGGCGCGCCCCCGCTCCACAAGGAAGCCCTGGTCACGCGCACCGGAACCACGATTACCAGGGCTTTCACCGGCCGCCGCGCCCGCGGTCTGGTCAACGGATTCATCCGCGACCACGGGCCGGACGAGGTCGAGGCGTACCCGCAGGTGCACCACGTCACCCGGCCGCTGCGTGCCGCCGCCGCGAAGGCCGGCGACCCCGAGCGGATGGCGCTCTGGGCCGGCACCGGCCACGCGTCCGCGCAGGACGCACCGGCGGCGGAGATCATCCGCGCCCTCACCCCCTGA
- a CDS encoding DUF6300 family protein, which translates to MNSFRPTPAGGAQPAETGEVEKSSSDVARCPRCSGPALLAVDLCPDEASSAGRAVLCAACDLDHPTGGPVVMWFAVHGRINTAAQVEELAALLLPWVETVGPPSVDSVALQATVDAWAASVASPAATGAGLMCDFCEAAVPRWAYRAGPAVSVPAGDWFACDGCRPYVDAREWTGLAGVVGGDRTDDWVAFADAEPRAARPWPPRARIYRWP; encoded by the coding sequence GTGAATTCTTTTCGACCGACCCCTGCGGGCGGCGCTCAGCCTGCGGAAACAGGTGAGGTTGAAAAGAGTTCATCAGACGTGGCCAGGTGCCCCCGGTGCTCCGGGCCGGCGCTGCTCGCGGTCGATCTGTGCCCTGATGAGGCGAGCTCGGCGGGGAGGGCAGTGCTGTGCGCGGCGTGCGACCTCGACCATCCGACGGGTGGTCCGGTCGTGATGTGGTTCGCGGTGCACGGCCGCATCAACACCGCTGCCCAGGTCGAGGAGTTGGCCGCGCTGCTGCTGCCGTGGGTCGAGACGGTGGGGCCGCCGTCGGTCGACAGCGTGGCGCTGCAGGCGACGGTGGACGCGTGGGCGGCGTCGGTGGCGTCGCCTGCCGCGACCGGTGCGGGGCTGATGTGTGACTTCTGCGAGGCCGCGGTGCCGCGCTGGGCCTACCGTGCGGGTCCGGCGGTGTCGGTGCCGGCCGGTGACTGGTTCGCCTGCGACGGCTGTCGCCCCTACGTGGACGCCCGGGAATGGACCGGGCTGGCCGGCGTGGTGGGCGGCGACCGCACCGACGACTGGGTGGCGTTCGCGGACGCCGAGCCACGTGCCGCCCGCCCGTGGCCCCCGAGAGCCCGCATCTACCGCTGGCCCTGA